TTCGCATTCGACCAGGATCCGGATGTGTTTCGAAACCGCCTGCCGACTGGTCTCGAAATGCGCGGCCATGGCGTTCGGGGTCATCGCCTGGACCGCCAGCAGCATGACGATGGCGCGTCGGGTGGGGTCGGCGATGGCTTGGAAAATGTCTCTTCTCATCCGGGTCCTCGCGCTTGATGCGCAACTGATTGGTAGCAAATATACACGCAACCGATCGATTGCGCAATAGATTTCACGAAAAAAATTCAGAGGGCGGGAAGGAGGGGGAATTCTCCCCCTAAAAGCCTTTATTCCAGTTCTTCGGCGAGCCCCAGGAGGATACCCTCGGGTCCGCGGATATAGCAGAGCTTGTAG
This region of Fibrobacterota bacterium genomic DNA includes:
- a CDS encoding winged helix-turn-helix transcriptional regulator, yielding MRRDIFQAIADPTRRAIVMLLAVQAMTPNAMAAHFETSRQAVSKHIRILVECELLEEHPHGREIQYHLRASKMREIEKWLEEFKALMAKRFNQLDDVLTRLKERKK